One genomic window of Streptomyces sp. WP-1 includes the following:
- a CDS encoding LCP family protein: protein MSDPWDGPAGQATRRRDRRVPGQRAPEPDPAGAEAPPSEARPQGGRAAARAAARSGGGKRSRRGRARPVSRARRVLKIAAISLSTVIVVTAGAGWWFYDHLNGNIHSLSLDGKGGTEKPDAFGRTPINILVMGSDGRTNAADCKLGGGCSHTGVQTGSNADVEMVVHISADRSNATVMSIPRDTMTQVPSCKNPENGQSTAGYFGQINSALQYGPACQVETVHQLTGITIDHFVKLDFSGVVKMSDAVGGVPVCVSDNVYDTYSHLKLSKGTHTLKGVAALEFVRSRHGFGDGSDLGRTISQHIFLSSMIRKFKSAGTLTDPGAVYDLADAATKALTVDDGLDTVKKLIGLASDVNKVPTKRMTFTTMQTAADPANDNRVVVGPGAKTLFATIAGDQSLTTGSGGKSAAASATKKATTPSVPAAQIAVTVENGTAVTGRASDIATALTDQGFSSGTTTANAPSPSATTTLTYGDGQKGEAQTVAKAIGLSGSHLKQGTGTGLTLVIGGDWASGTTFPGGSAGTADTKTAVSNAHASTADQAKACAKVSPYKTVTLDGVSMTPSEAYAEARDKPDSDS, encoded by the coding sequence ATGAGCGACCCGTGGGACGGGCCGGCCGGCCAGGCCACGCGCCGCCGTGACCGCCGGGTGCCCGGCCAGCGGGCCCCCGAGCCGGACCCGGCAGGTGCCGAGGCGCCACCTTCCGAGGCCCGCCCCCAGGGCGGCCGGGCCGCGGCCCGCGCGGCCGCCCGCTCCGGTGGCGGAAAGCGCTCCCGCAGGGGCAGGGCCCGCCCGGTGTCGCGCGCCAGGCGCGTGCTGAAGATCGCCGCGATATCGCTGTCGACGGTCATCGTGGTCACCGCCGGCGCCGGCTGGTGGTTCTACGACCATCTGAACGGCAACATCCACAGCCTCTCCCTCGACGGCAAGGGCGGCACGGAGAAGCCCGACGCCTTCGGGCGCACCCCGATCAACATCCTGGTGATGGGTTCGGACGGCCGCACCAACGCGGCGGACTGCAAGCTCGGCGGCGGCTGCTCCCACACCGGGGTGCAGACCGGCAGCAACGCGGACGTGGAAATGGTCGTCCACATATCCGCCGACCGCTCCAACGCCACCGTGATGAGCATCCCGCGCGACACCATGACGCAGGTGCCGAGCTGCAAGAACCCCGAGAACGGCCAGTCCACCGCGGGCTACTTCGGCCAGATCAACAGCGCCCTCCAGTACGGCCCCGCCTGCCAGGTGGAGACCGTCCACCAGCTCACCGGCATCACCATCGACCACTTCGTCAAGCTGGACTTCTCCGGCGTGGTCAAGATGTCCGACGCGGTCGGCGGCGTCCCCGTATGCGTCAGCGACAACGTGTACGACACCTACTCGCACCTGAAGCTGTCCAAGGGCACCCACACCCTCAAGGGCGTCGCGGCCCTGGAGTTCGTGCGCTCCCGGCACGGCTTCGGCGACGGCAGCGACCTGGGCCGGACGATCTCCCAGCACATCTTCCTCAGCTCGATGATCCGCAAGTTCAAGAGCGCGGGCACCCTCACCGACCCCGGCGCGGTCTACGACCTCGCGGACGCCGCCACCAAGGCGCTCACCGTGGACGACGGCCTCGACACGGTGAAGAAGCTGATCGGCCTCGCCTCGGACGTGAACAAGGTCCCCACCAAGCGGATGACCTTCACGACCATGCAGACGGCGGCCGACCCGGCCAACGACAACCGCGTGGTGGTGGGCCCCGGCGCCAAGACGCTCTTCGCCACCATCGCCGGCGACCAGTCCCTGACCACCGGGTCCGGCGGCAAGAGCGCGGCGGCCTCCGCCACCAAGAAGGCCACCACACCGAGCGTGCCCGCCGCGCAGATCGCGGTCACGGTGGAGAACGGTACGGCCGTCACCGGCCGCGCCTCCGACATCGCCACCGCCCTCACCGACCAGGGCTTCAGCTCCGGTACGACCACGGCCAACGCGCCGAGCCCGTCGGCGACCACCACGCTCACCTACGGCGACGGTCAGAAGGGCGAGGCCCAGACGGTCGCCAAGGCGATCGGACTGTCCGGCTCGCACCTCAAGCAGGGCACCGGCACCGGCCTGACCCTCGTCATCGGCGGCGACTGGGCCTCCGGCACCACCTTCCCGGGCGGCTCCGCCGGGACCGCCGACACCAAGACGGCGGTCTCCAACGCCCACGCCTCCACGGCCGACCAGGCCAAGGCGTGCGCCAAGGTCAGCCCGTACAAGACCGTCACCCTCGACGGGGTGTCCATGACGCCGTCCGAGGCGTACGCGGAGGCCAGGGACAAGCCGGACTCGGACTCCTGA
- a CDS encoding STAS domain-containing protein — protein sequence MTDSVSIDESVEPGGLAIGRAPRGGAVVVTVAGEVDHQTAGVLRSALMPPATADTPRTVADLAGVGFMDSSGINVLIAVHQAHEPTGWLRLAGVRRPVLRTLEMVGLTGLIHCYPDVDAALDA from the coding sequence GTGACGGACAGCGTGAGCATCGACGAATCAGTGGAGCCGGGCGGGCTGGCGATCGGCCGCGCGCCGCGCGGCGGGGCCGTCGTCGTGACGGTGGCCGGCGAGGTCGACCACCAGACCGCCGGTGTCCTGCGGAGCGCGCTGATGCCCCCGGCCACGGCGGACACCCCGCGCACGGTCGCCGACCTCGCCGGGGTGGGGTTCATGGACTCCAGCGGCATCAACGTCCTCATCGCCGTCCACCAGGCGCATGAGCCGACGGGCTGGCTGCGCCTGGCCGGGGTGCGCAGACCCGTGCTGCGCACCCTGGAGATGGTCGGGCTCACCGGCCTGATCCACTGCTATCCGGACGTGGACGCGGCACTGGACGCCTGA
- a CDS encoding CBS domain-containing protein, translated as MTRAAVAVGRTALFKDIVARMERWDISALPVLEGDGRVVGVVSEADLLPKEEFRDSDPDRLTQRQRLGDLAKAGGLTAEDLMSTPAVTVHADATLAEAARVMALKRVKRLPVVTAEGVLEGVVSRGDLLKVFLRDDRELADEIRREVLDVLFPAPVEPLHVVVVDGVVTLTGKVTDGTRIPLALRMVRGVEGVVGVDCHLAEG; from the coding sequence ATGACGCGCGCCGCGGTGGCGGTGGGTCGTACGGCCCTGTTCAAGGACATCGTGGCGCGGATGGAGCGGTGGGACATCAGTGCCCTGCCGGTCCTGGAGGGCGACGGCCGGGTGGTCGGGGTGGTCTCGGAGGCGGATCTGCTGCCCAAGGAGGAGTTCCGGGACAGCGATCCCGACCGGCTCACCCAGCGGCAGCGGCTGGGCGACCTGGCCAAGGCCGGCGGGCTGACCGCCGAGGACCTGATGAGCACGCCCGCCGTCACCGTGCACGCCGACGCCACGCTCGCGGAGGCGGCGCGCGTCATGGCGCTCAAGCGCGTCAAGCGGCTGCCGGTGGTGACCGCGGAGGGCGTGCTGGAGGGCGTGGTCAGCCGGGGCGACCTGCTCAAGGTGTTCCTGCGCGACGATCGTGAACTGGCCGACGAGATCCGGCGCGAGGTGCTGGACGTGCTGTTCCCGGCGCCGGTCGAGCCGTTGCACGTCGTGGTGGTCGACGGCGTCGTGACGCTGACCGGGAAGGTCACGGACGGCACGCGGATCCCGCTCGCGCTGCGCATGGTGCGGGGTGTGGAGGGCGTGGTGGGGGTGGACTGCCACCTCGCGGAGGGCTGA
- a CDS encoding M56 family metallopeptidase, producing the protein MGIFVFLPLVLPLTAWPIARLAEQRLHPRTATVLLTSVSTVLALCSTVCLVLLMVVGTAQLPGNPLPDGWSDPEVRESVPRHEIAGKAAIPALLAVLAACGRTLARHVRVRRRAHRALAGLPGTEVAVLPDAAPYAYALPGGRRDRIVVSRGMLGSLAARERRALFAHERAHLAARHHRHLLLVRLAACANPFLLPLRTAVAYTAERWADEEAARAVGSRRVVARAIGRAALAATGPAPALPAFAAPGPLPRRVAALLGPEPAARAWPSLFTTAGLAVWTAATGALLSAMFSANSALTLAFLLHAATPL; encoded by the coding sequence ATGGGAATCTTCGTCTTCCTGCCCCTCGTCCTGCCGCTGACCGCCTGGCCGATCGCCCGGCTGGCCGAGCAGCGGCTGCATCCGCGCACCGCGACCGTGCTGCTGACGTCGGTGTCCACCGTGCTGGCGCTGTGCAGCACGGTGTGCCTGGTCCTGTTGATGGTGGTCGGCACCGCCCAACTGCCCGGCAATCCGCTGCCGGACGGCTGGTCCGACCCGGAGGTGCGCGAGAGCGTGCCCCGGCACGAGATCGCGGGCAAGGCCGCGATCCCGGCGCTGCTCGCGGTCCTCGCCGCGTGCGGCCGCACCCTCGCGCGTCATGTGCGGGTACGGCGGCGGGCCCACCGGGCGCTCGCCGGGTTACCGGGCACCGAGGTGGCCGTGCTGCCGGACGCGGCGCCGTACGCCTACGCGCTGCCGGGCGGGCGGCGGGACCGGATCGTGGTGTCCCGGGGGATGCTCGGGTCGCTGGCCGCGCGGGAGCGCCGCGCGCTGTTCGCGCACGAGCGGGCCCATCTCGCCGCCCGGCACCACCGCCATCTGCTGCTGGTCCGACTCGCGGCCTGCGCCAACCCGTTCCTGCTGCCGCTGCGCACGGCGGTGGCGTACACGGCGGAGCGGTGGGCGGACGAGGAGGCCGCGCGGGCCGTGGGCAGCCGCCGGGTGGTGGCCCGCGCGATCGGCCGGGCGGCGCTGGCCGCCACCGGCCCCGCGCCCGCGCTGCCCGCGTTCGCCGCGCCGGGTCCGCTCCCCCGCCGGGTCGCGGCCCTCCTCGGTCCCGAACCCGCCGCCCGCGCCTGGCCGTCCCTGTTCACGACGGCCGGTCTCGCGGTGTGGACCGCGGCCACCGGAGCCCTCCTGTCCGCGATGTTCTCGGCCAACTCCGCGCTCACCCTGGCGTTTCTGCTGCACGCCGCCACACCTCTGTGA
- a CDS encoding metalloregulator ArsR/SmtB family transcription factor, whose protein sequence is MRRLCGGWGRERTVTDNAGGYDDPPAEVLTEAAAAFGLLASSARLHLMWALSQGESDVTHLAGRVGGALPAVSQHLAKLKLAGLVRSRREGRRQVYYIDDPDVVTLVRAMVGQLTARARDTAAAPVRRLHGIGG, encoded by the coding sequence ATGCGTCGGCTGTGCGGAGGGTGGGGACGGGAGAGGACCGTGACGGACAACGCCGGGGGGTACGACGATCCGCCCGCCGAGGTGCTGACCGAGGCCGCCGCCGCGTTCGGACTGCTCGCCTCCTCCGCCCGGCTCCATCTGATGTGGGCCCTGTCACAGGGTGAGAGCGATGTCACGCACCTCGCCGGCCGGGTGGGCGGCGCCCTGCCCGCGGTCAGCCAGCACCTGGCCAAGCTGAAGCTCGCCGGACTCGTCCGCTCCCGCCGTGAGGGACGACGGCAGGTCTACTACATCGACGACCCGGACGTGGTGACCCTCGTGCGTGCGATGGTCGGGCAGCTGACCGCCCGCGCCCGGGACACCGCCGCCGCCCCTGTTCGCCGGCTGCACGGGATCGGCGGCTGA
- a CDS encoding BlaI/MecI/CopY family transcriptional regulator: MAEPDAHRRRRAQGALETRVLGALHEAGGPVTAGWVRDHLAAGLAYTTVMTVLGRLLVKNAVTRRREGRSFVWLPAADEAGLAALKMRRVLDGEQDRHAVLASFITALPEGDERLLRALLEPGDD; the protein is encoded by the coding sequence GTGGCGGAGCCGGACGCGCACCGTCGGCGCAGGGCGCAGGGGGCGTTGGAGACACGGGTGCTCGGGGCACTGCACGAGGCCGGCGGTCCGGTGACCGCGGGCTGGGTGCGCGACCATCTGGCCGCCGGTCTCGCCTATACGACCGTGATGACGGTCCTGGGCCGGCTGCTGGTGAAGAACGCCGTCACCCGCAGGCGCGAGGGACGCTCCTTCGTGTGGCTGCCGGCCGCGGACGAGGCGGGGCTCGCCGCGCTGAAGATGCGCCGGGTCCTGGACGGCGAGCAGGACCGGCACGCGGTGCTGGCCAGCTTCATCACCGCGCTGCCCGAGGGCGACGAGCGGCTGCTGCGCGCGCTGCTGGAACCCGGCGACGACTGA
- a CDS encoding TerD family protein, with translation MSVNLSKGQRISLDKADGGALDAVRMGLGWRAAPRKGFLAKLVGAREIDLDASALLFAGGQLADVVFFRHLASDDGSVRHLGDNLVGGAGAGSDDEVILVDLARVPGHVDQIVFTVNSFTGQTFGEVQDAFCRLVDERTGTELARYTLSGGGAYTAQIMAKLHRTGTGWQLQALGAPASGRTFQDLLPAISAHL, from the coding sequence GTGTCGGTCAACCTGAGCAAGGGTCAGCGGATCAGTCTGGACAAGGCGGACGGCGGCGCGCTGGACGCCGTACGGATGGGGCTCGGCTGGCGGGCCGCGCCGCGCAAGGGGTTCCTGGCCAAACTGGTCGGTGCCCGCGAGATCGACCTGGACGCCTCCGCGCTGCTGTTCGCGGGCGGGCAGCTCGCGGACGTCGTCTTCTTCCGCCATCTGGCCAGCGACGACGGCTCGGTACGGCACCTCGGCGACAACCTCGTCGGCGGCGCGGGCGCCGGGAGCGACGACGAGGTCATCCTGGTGGACCTGGCGCGCGTCCCCGGCCATGTCGACCAGATCGTGTTCACCGTCAACTCCTTCACCGGGCAGACCTTCGGCGAGGTGCAGGACGCCTTCTGCCGGCTGGTCGACGAGCGGACCGGCACGGAACTCGCCCGCTACACCCTCAGCGGCGGTGGCGCCTACACGGCGCAGATCATGGCGAAGCTCCACCGCACCGGCACCGGCTGGCAGTTGCAGGCCCTCGGCGCACCGGCCTCCGGCCGCACCTTCCAGGACCTGCTGCCCGCGATCTCCGCGCACCTGTGA
- a CDS encoding class II glutamine amidotransferase, giving the protein MCRLFGLTSAPRRTRATFWLLEAPDSLSAQSHREPDGTGLGYYAADGTPEVHKAPIAAYEDRAFAEEAREVESATFLAHIRYASTGGLDLRNTHPFEQRGRLFAHNGVIEGLDLLDRHLGEDRALVHGDTDSERFFALVTRDSEANGGDVSAGLVTAARWVAENLPLFALNVILVTADELWALRYPDTHELYVLERPAGGHHGSRHLDHTGRHGRLRVRSAGLAGLSSVVVASEPLDESPHWRLLAPGELLRVGPDLGVTSRIALPDPPAHPLTLADLRPDAAASQRPS; this is encoded by the coding sequence GTGTGCCGTCTGTTCGGGCTGACCAGCGCTCCCCGGCGCACCCGTGCCACCTTCTGGCTGCTGGAGGCGCCCGACAGCCTCAGCGCGCAGAGCCACCGCGAACCGGACGGCACCGGCCTCGGGTACTACGCGGCCGACGGCACACCCGAGGTGCACAAGGCGCCGATCGCCGCCTACGAGGACCGGGCCTTCGCCGAGGAGGCCCGCGAGGTGGAGTCGGCCACCTTCCTCGCGCACATCCGGTACGCCTCGACGGGCGGCCTCGATCTGCGCAACACGCACCCCTTCGAGCAGCGCGGGCGTCTGTTCGCGCACAACGGGGTGATCGAGGGGCTCGATCTGCTCGACCGTCACCTGGGCGAGGACCGCGCCCTGGTGCACGGCGACACCGACTCCGAGCGGTTCTTCGCCCTCGTCACCCGGGACTCCGAGGCGAACGGCGGTGACGTGTCCGCGGGACTGGTGACGGCGGCCCGCTGGGTCGCCGAGAACCTGCCGCTGTTCGCGCTGAACGTCATCCTCGTCACAGCCGACGAACTGTGGGCGCTGCGCTATCCGGACACCCATGAGCTGTACGTCCTGGAGCGGCCCGCGGGCGGCCACCACGGCTCACGTCATCTGGACCACACCGGCCGGCACGGGCGGCTGCGGGTGCGCTCGGCGGGGCTGGCCGGTCTGTCGTCGGTCGTCGTGGCCAGCGAGCCCCTGGACGAGAGCCCGCACTGGCGACTGCTGGCGCCCGGCGAACTGCTGCGCGTGGGCCCCGACCTCGGTGTCACGTCCCGTATCGCGCTGCCCGACCCGCCGGCGCATCCGCTCACCCTCGCCGATCTGCGCCCCGACGCGGCCGCCTCGCAGCGGCCCTCCTGA
- a CDS encoding TerD family protein, whose protein sequence is MSTTLAKGGNVSLSRQAPGLTAVTVGLGWQADPGYEPDGSALLCDATGRVLSDEHFVFFNNPSSPDGSVRHDGQGRPAGADDQRIRIDLTRLPDAVEKVVFPVSLYDAAGRGHTFGQVRRAHIRVLDQDGDTELARYEVTGGALGQETALVLGELYRHGAEWKFRAVGQGYASGLAGIASDYGVTVLGEAAAPEPAPHKAPTAPEPAPYKPSAGPEPAPYKPSSAPGPMPRQAPAPAPLPPAPPPAPVPPAPASAVSAHPTGSSPMTCFFDPNHGPGVTTVTWSPQWGVPRPVQACGGCAQRVQTTVPPFYTPPQQGYPQPVAPGYPQQGYPQGYPQQGYPQQGYGQPYDDRAHDYHHHDHDERGGGRRFGTGALIGAGAAGLIGGALLNEAFDDDEPDVVNNFYED, encoded by the coding sequence ATGAGCACGACCCTGGCCAAGGGCGGCAATGTGTCGCTGAGCAGGCAGGCCCCCGGCCTGACTGCCGTGACGGTCGGGCTGGGCTGGCAGGCCGACCCCGGTTACGAGCCGGACGGCAGCGCGCTGTTGTGCGATGCCACCGGCCGGGTGCTCTCCGACGAGCACTTCGTCTTCTTCAACAACCCGAGCAGCCCCGACGGTTCGGTCCGGCACGACGGCCAGGGCCGCCCCGCCGGTGCGGACGACCAGCGGATCCGGATCGACCTGACCCGGCTCCCGGACGCCGTGGAGAAGGTCGTCTTCCCGGTCTCCCTGTACGACGCGGCGGGCCGCGGCCACACCTTCGGACAGGTGCGGCGCGCCCACATCCGCGTCCTGGACCAGGACGGCGACACCGAACTGGCCCGCTACGAGGTGACCGGCGGCGCCCTCGGGCAGGAGACGGCACTGGTCCTCGGCGAGCTGTACCGGCACGGCGCGGAGTGGAAGTTCCGCGCGGTGGGCCAGGGGTACGCCTCCGGCCTCGCGGGCATCGCGAGCGACTACGGGGTGACGGTGCTGGGGGAGGCGGCGGCGCCCGAACCGGCCCCGCACAAGGCCCCGACGGCACCCGAACCGGCCCCGTACAAGCCTTCGGCGGGACCCGAACCGGCCCCGTACAAGCCCTCGTCGGCGCCCGGACCGATGCCCCGTCAGGCCCCGGCCCCTGCCCCGCTGCCGCCCGCCCCGCCGCCGGCGCCCGTACCACCCGCCCCCGCGTCCGCCGTATCCGCGCATCCCACCGGGAGTTCCCCCATGACCTGTTTCTTCGACCCCAACCACGGCCCCGGTGTGACGACCGTGACCTGGTCCCCGCAGTGGGGCGTGCCCCGGCCCGTGCAGGCCTGCGGCGGCTGCGCCCAGCGGGTGCAGACCACGGTGCCGCCCTTCTACACCCCGCCCCAGCAGGGCTACCCCCAGCCGGTGGCACCGGGCTACCCGCAGCAGGGCTACCCCCAGGGCTATCCCCAGCAGGGCTATCCCCAGCAGGGCTACGGGCAGCCGTACGACGACCGTGCGCACGACTACCACCACCACGACCACGACGAGCGCGGCGGCGGCCGCCGGTTCGGCACCGGCGCGCTGATCGGCGCCGGCGCGGCCGGACTCATCGGCGGCGCGCTGCTGAACGAGGCGTTCGACGACGACGAACCGGACGTCGTCAACAACTTCTACGAGGACTGA
- a CDS encoding CBS domain-containing protein, whose amino-acid sequence MDGTPTTVDDVMTRRVLALRTGAGFKDIVQAMREWRVGAVPVLDDAGHVVGVVSEADLLPKEEYRDSDLDRYGRMRHLAELTKAGAASAEALMTTPAVTVAPDATLGRAARVMARARVKQLPVVDPEGTLLGIVSRSDLLKVFLRGDAEIAGEVGADVVTRLFGAEAAGIRVEVHDGVVTLSGRVRETALVPLAARLARAVPGVVDVRCALAGPPRHPDLDPDLPDAGSARTR is encoded by the coding sequence ATGGACGGCACTCCGACCACCGTGGACGACGTGATGACCCGCAGGGTGCTCGCCCTGCGCACCGGCGCGGGCTTCAAGGACATCGTGCAGGCCATGCGCGAGTGGCGGGTCGGCGCCGTGCCCGTGCTGGACGACGCCGGACACGTGGTCGGCGTGGTCTCCGAGGCGGACCTGCTGCCCAAGGAGGAGTACCGCGACAGCGACCTCGACCGGTACGGCAGGATGCGCCACCTCGCCGAGCTGACCAAGGCCGGGGCGGCGAGCGCGGAGGCGCTGATGACCACCCCGGCGGTCACCGTGGCCCCGGACGCCACCCTCGGCCGGGCCGCGCGCGTCATGGCCCGCGCCCGCGTCAAGCAGCTCCCGGTCGTGGATCCCGAGGGCACCCTGCTGGGCATCGTGAGCCGTTCCGACCTGCTGAAGGTGTTCCTGCGCGGCGACGCGGAGATCGCCGGCGAGGTCGGCGCCGACGTCGTCACCCGGCTCTTCGGCGCTGAAGCGGCCGGGATCCGGGTGGAGGTGCACGATGGTGTCGTGACGCTCAGCGGCCGGGTCCGGGAGACCGCGCTCGTACCGCTCGCCGCGCGCCTCGCGCGGGCCGTGCCCGGCGTGGTGGACGTGCGGTGCGCGCTGGCCGGGCCGCCGCGCCACCCGGATCTGGACCCGGACCTGCCGGACGCCGGGTCGGCCCGCACCCGCTGA
- a CDS encoding ADP-ribosylglycohydrolase family protein: MTVTAPTDRAAAHRSLEGLALGDAFGERWFPLFREPRRALREIRARQTPGESPWPWTDDTAMALAVLRVLDEHGEIRPRELALSFALGHDADPARGYGHGMHQLLPRLLELPDSWREFARELFGGEGSLGNGAAMRVAPLGAFFHGSLPRVVAQATRSAEVTHAHPEGIAGAVAVAVAAALSVRGTLSVAEVAALTPRGAVRDGLARAAEVPFATEPWRAAESLGSGQRIRADDTVPFAVWCAARHPGDLVSALWTTAEGFGDVDTTCAIAGGIVAARTGVTAVPRAWLERREPLPCGTGAASSGENGAGCP; encoded by the coding sequence ATGACCGTCACCGCGCCCACGGACCGTGCCGCCGCCCACCGCAGCCTGGAGGGCCTGGCGCTCGGCGACGCCTTCGGCGAACGCTGGTTCCCGCTCTTCCGCGAACCCCGCCGCGCGCTGCGGGAGATACGCGCCCGGCAGACGCCCGGGGAATCGCCGTGGCCCTGGACCGACGACACCGCGATGGCCCTCGCCGTGCTGCGGGTGCTGGACGAGCACGGCGAGATCCGTCCGCGCGAACTGGCCCTGTCCTTCGCGCTCGGCCACGACGCCGATCCCGCCCGGGGTTACGGCCACGGCATGCACCAGTTGCTGCCGCGTCTGCTCGAACTCCCGGATTCCTGGCGTGAGTTCGCGCGTGAGCTGTTCGGCGGCGAGGGCAGTCTCGGCAACGGCGCGGCGATGCGGGTGGCCCCGCTCGGCGCGTTCTTCCACGGCAGCCTCCCGCGGGTGGTCGCGCAGGCGACGCGCTCCGCCGAGGTCACCCATGCCCATCCCGAGGGCATCGCCGGAGCGGTCGCCGTGGCGGTCGCGGCCGCCCTGTCGGTGCGCGGCACGCTGAGCGTCGCCGAGGTGGCGGCCCTGACCCCGCGCGGCGCGGTCCGCGACGGACTGGCCCGCGCCGCCGAGGTGCCCTTCGCCACCGAGCCGTGGCGCGCGGCGGAATCGCTCGGCAGCGGGCAGCGGATCCGCGCCGACGACACGGTGCCGTTCGCCGTGTGGTGCGCGGCCCGCCACCCCGGTGACCTGGTGTCCGCCCTGTGGACCACGGCGGAGGGGTTCGGCGACGTGGACACCACCTGTGCCATCGCCGGGGGCATCGTGGCCGCGCGCACCGGCGTGACGGCCGTACCGCGCGCCTGGCTGGAACGCCGGGAGCCGCTGCCGTGCGGCACCGGTGCGGCATCGTCCGGGGAAAACGGGGCAGGCTGCCCCTGA
- a CDS encoding cyclic nucleotide-binding domain-containing protein → MTSATTMTTALDPVRRERLMSLAREVSFEAGTRLFEEGRRADRFWIVRTGTIALDLRVPGRRPAVIETLGHGELIGWSWHFPPHIWQLGAEAMSPVRAWEFDAASVLALCEEDPEFGRAIALWVGRVVAQRLHASRVRLLDLYAPYGSGSAE, encoded by the coding sequence ATGACCTCCGCCACCACCATGACCACGGCGCTCGACCCCGTGCGGCGCGAGCGGCTGATGAGCCTCGCCCGCGAGGTCTCCTTCGAGGCCGGCACCCGGCTGTTCGAGGAGGGGCGGCGCGCCGACCGCTTCTGGATCGTGCGCACCGGCACGATCGCCCTCGACCTGCGCGTACCCGGCCGCCGGCCGGCCGTCATCGAGACCCTCGGGCACGGTGAACTGATCGGCTGGTCCTGGCACTTCCCGCCGCACATCTGGCAGCTGGGCGCCGAGGCGATGAGCCCGGTGCGGGCCTGGGAGTTCGACGCCGCCTCCGTGCTCGCGCTGTGCGAGGAGGACCCGGAGTTCGGGCGGGCGATCGCGCTGTGGGTCGGCCGCGTGGTCGCCCAGCGGCTGCACGCCTCCCGGGTCAGGCTGCTCGACCTCTACGCGCCCTACGGCAGCGGGAGCGCCGAGTGA